The following coding sequences lie in one Arachis ipaensis cultivar K30076 chromosome B03, Araip1.1, whole genome shotgun sequence genomic window:
- the LOC107634763 gene encoding uncharacterized protein LOC107634763 produces the protein MEIAELDYVLVPVGVLVLGIYHAWLLYTIIRHPSRTVIGLNAQSRYQWVLSLMADPLKNGVLAVQTIRNNIMASTLLATTAITLSSLIGVFANTDSDTKLVYGNKSSLNSAIKRLSISLCFLVAFLCNMQSIRYYAHVSFLITSPALKGKTDFIEYVAKTLNRGSVSWSLGLRAFYLSIPLVLWIYGPIPMFACSCFTSFALYFLDTTTQITRDLHIKSFKHTDIDIHHMQPAP, from the exons ATGGAAATAGCAGAGCTGGATTATGTGTTGGTCCCAGTTGGGGTGCTGGTGCTTGGAATATATCACGCGTGGCTTCTCTACACCATAATCAGGCACCCTTCTCGCACCGTCATTGGCTTGAACGCTCAGTCTCGTTATCAATGGGTTCTTTCCCTCATGGCT GATCCCCTGAAGAATGGAGTTCTGGCGGTTCAAACAATCCGCAACAACATCATGGCATCAACGCTTCTGGCAACAACAGCAATCACACTCAGTTCACTAATCGGCGTTTTCGCCAACACCGACTCCGACACCAAATTGGTTTATGGTAACAAAAGTTCCCTCAACTCTGCTATCAAGAGGCTCTCCATATCGTTGTGCTTCCTTGTTGCATTCCTCTGTAACATGCAGTCTATCAGATACTACGCGCACGTGAGCTTCTTGATCACTTCACCTGCACTCAAAGGGAAGACGGATTTCATTGAGTATGTTGCGAAGACATTGAACCGTGGAAGTGTTTCTTGGTCCCTTGGACTCAGGGCTTTCTACTTGTCTATTCCTCTTGTCCTTTGGATCTATGGCCCCATTCCCATGTTTGCTTGTTCCTGCTTCACCTCTTTCGCCTTGTACTTCTTGGACACTACCACTCAGATCACCAGAGATCTTCACATTAAGTCCTTCAAACACACCGACATCGACATCCACCACATGCAACCTGCACCCTAA
- the LOC107631779 gene encoding nuclear poly(A) polymerase 1 — protein sequence MGSPGLSNRNNGQQQRLGITEPISLGGPTEYDVIKTRELEKYLQDAGLYENQEEAVSREEVLGRLDQIVKIWVKTISRAKGLNDQLVQEANAKIFTFGSYRLGVHGPGADIDTLCVAPRHVSREEDFFGELHRMLSEMPEVTELHPVPDAHVPVMGFKFNGVSIDLLYARLSLWVIPEDLDISQESILQNADEQTVRSLNGCRVTDQILRLVPNIQNFRTTLRCMRFWAKRRGVYSNVSGFLGGINWALLVARICQLFPNALPNMLVSRFFRVYTQWRWPNPVLLCAIEEGSLGLQVWDPRRYPKDRFHLMPIITPAYPCMNSSYNVSSSTLRIMTEEFQRGNEICEAMEANNANWDALFEPYPFFEAYKNYLQIDVSAENADDLRKWKGWVESRLRHLTLKIERHTYGMLQCHPHPGDFSDKSKPFHCSYFMGLQRKQGVPVNEGEQFDIRHTVEEFKHSVNMYTLWKPGMAIQVSHVKRRSIPNFVFPGGIRPSRPTKATWDSKRSSELRDSGHGQAEKSQEGQAVALREADERKRKRAEDSIDNLRTSKSFASLPPSSGDVHDDSRNPVSIASSCSMKCDESEVNSVNEKPDLKSLTGSPSRHGETNGSASIQQVNHMLTGTNTCNSKEAENLAIEKIISGPYDTHQALPEEPDELEDDVEYRNQFKNLGGNINKSNLDSSHSELAVVGEPVITEKETSCSNHLFPNESLEELEPAELTAPFISSTAAPLPQRKPLIRLNFTSLGKAADKSS from the exons ATGGGGAGCCCGGGACTGAGCAATCGAAATAATGGACAGCAGCAACGATTAGGCATAACTGAGCCCATTTCATTGGGCGGACCAACTGAGTATGATGTGATCAAGACTCGGGAACTCGAAAAG TACTTGCAAGATGCTGGCTTGTACGAAAATCAGGAGGAGGCAGTTAGTAGGGAGGAAGTTCTTGGCAGGCTAGATCAG ATTGTGAAGATTTGGGTCAAAACCATTAGCCGTGCAAAGGGACTCAATGACCAACTGGTGCAAGAAGCAAATGCCAAAATTTTCACCTTTGGCTCGTATCGGTTAGGG GTCCATGGCCCTGGAGCTGATATAGACACGCTTTGTGTGGCACCTAGGCATGTATCCAGAGAA GAAGATTTCTTTGGTGAACTACATAGGATGCTGTCTGAGATGCCAGAAGTAACAGAGTTGCACCCTGTGCCTGATGCTCATGTTCCAGTGATGGGGTTCAAGTTCAATGGTGTTTCTATTGATCTCCTTTATGCAAGATTGTCTTTGTGGGTTATTCCTGAG GACTTGGATATATCACAGGAGTCAATATTACAAAATGCAGATGAACAAACTGTTCGTAGTCttaatggttgtagagtgactgATCAAATCCTGCGTTTGGTTCCAAATATTCAG AATTTTCGCACAACATTGAGATGCATGAGGTTTTGGGCAAAGCGACGTGGTGTCTATTCAAAT GTTTCTGGTTTTTTGGGTGGTATAAACTGGGCATTGCTTGTTGCTCGAATATGTCAGTTATTTCCAAATGCACTTCCAAATATGTTAGTGTCTAGGTTCTTTAGGGTGTATACTCAGTGGCGTTGGCCGAACCCTGTCCTCCTTTGTGCTATTGAAGAAGGATCTCTTGGACTccaagtttgggatcctagacGATATCCCAAGGATAGATTCCATCTAATGCCGATAATTACTCCTGCTTATCCTTGCATGAACTCTAGCTACAATGTTTCATCAAGTACATTGCGTATTATGACAGAGGAGTTTCAGAGGGGAAATGAAATATGTGAG GCAATGGAGGCGAACAATGCCAATTGGGATGCTCTTTTTGAGCCTTATCCATTTTTTGAAGCTTATAAGAATTATCTGCAGATAGATGTTTCAGCAGAGAATGCTGATGATCTTAGAAAATGGAAGGGCTGGGTTGAGTCCCGCCTCCGCCACTTGACATTGAAG ATTGAGCGGCACACATATGGCATGCTTCAGTGCCATCCACATCCTGGTGATTTTTCAGACAAATCTAAGCCTTTCCACTGTTCCTACTTCATGGGTCTGCAACGTAAGCAAGGAGTTCCTGTGAATGAAGGCGAACAATTTGATATAAGACATACCGTTGAAGAATTTAAGCATTCTGTCAACATGTATACTTTGTGGAAACCAGGAATGGCTATCCAGGTATCCCATGTGAAACGGCGTAGCATACCTAACTTTGTTTTTCCTGGTGGCATTCGACCTTCCCGGCCAACTAAAGCGACTTGGGACAGTAAGCGAAGTTCGGAATTAAGGGATTCGGGACATGGTCAGGCAGAGAAGTCTCAAGAAGGACAAGCAGTTGCCTTGAGAGAAGCCGATGAAAGGAAGAGAAAGCGAGCGGAGGACAGCATTGATAACTTAAGAACTTCCAAGTCTTTTGCATCTTTACCTCCCTCCAGCGGGGATGTTCATGATGACTCGAGAAATCCTGTTAGCATTGCTAGTTCTTGTTCTATGAAATGCGATGAATCAGAAGTCAACAGTGTGAATGAGAAGCCTGATTTGAAATCTTTAACGGGAAGTCCTTCCAGGCATGGCGAGACCAATGGATCAGCAAGTATCCAACAAGTCAACCATATGCTTACTGGCACTAATACATGTAATTCTAAAGAAGCAGAAAATCTAGCCATTGAGAAGATCATATCTGGTCCATATGATACACATCAAGCCTTACCAGAAGAACCCGACGAGCTTGAAGATGATGTTGAGTACagaaatcaatttaaaaatttaggTGGGAACATAAACAAGAGCAACTTGGACTCTTCACATTCAGAGCTGGCAGTGGTAGGCGAACCAGTTATTACTGAGAAGGAAACCTCTTGTTCAAATCATTTATTCCCCAATGAGAGCTTGGAGGAGCTAGAG CCTGCTGAGCTGACAGCTCCATTCATAAGTTCTACAGCTGCACCTCTGCCCCAGAGGAAGCCCCTTATCAG GTTGAACTTCACCTCTCTAGGAAAAGCTGCTGACAAAAGTTCTTAG